The region CAAGCCTTTGATGATTTGCTGCAATTCATTGTGACGCGATGTTCTCACGGACATACAAATGAACAGATTTTACAAGCTCTCCTCCCCAGTTGATTGGCGATCGTTTTTTCTACTTCGGTAACTTGCCAAGTTGTGTCCATTGCCAAAAAATGAGTCCAGCCAACTGCCGCAGCCCGTTCATCTGCAAAAAATCGAGCAATATCTGCCAGTTTAGGATTTGCTAATGTTTGAGCAGCTTCTGGTGTAATGCTGGTGCTCAAGAGGAAAAGATACAACCCTGCTAACACAACAAATGGGATGAGAGACTCCATAACTCGTTTTGTGATGCTCCAGTTGGGCAGAAAAATCATCAGAGTCCAAAATGGCAACACAAACAGGTTAGAGAAGTCGAAGAGTTGAGAAATGGGCATACAGAATTGGAATGAGGTAGAGAGAGTTATCTTACGGTGATTGTAAAAGATTGGGCGCAATCGTGCTCGATCCTGAAAACAGGAAGCGTCTGTCTTCACCGATTGAATGTTACAAATTGAAGTGTGAAACACTCATTGCGGTCAGTAGAATAGTACAAAAAATCTATCTATTGTCATGGTTCAATACACGCTTGCCCAAAGTCCAGAAACGATTTTTAATGTGCCAGGGAAAGATTCCGCTAAAGCTCGCGATCGCGCGATGGATCAGCTAGTGGAATTAATGGATGCTGGCAAGCTGCCTACTGAATTAGTCGATGGATTTAGCCCCCAACAATTTATTGAAGTGAAAGAACCCACTCCCCTCAACACTAGCGTTGATGATGATGCAATTACCCAGGCTGTTCAAGTTTTAAGTCATCTGGCAACGTTGAAACTGAAGTTGCAAGAATCTCGCACGGAAGCATTAGCAGTGCGAACTAAGATTGATGTACTGTTTAGCGATGAGCCAGTGAGCGAAGAGGAGATTGCCGCCATAAAAGATGGCTTTAAAGTGCTAAAAAGCTACGCCCAAGCTAATCTGCGCTACAAAGAGGCACGTCTGCAAGCAGAACAGGCGCGGCAAGTGCTAGATCAAGCTCTGAATTCATCAGATGCTGACACGAAGAACTAAATACTGGCAGGAAGAACTAAGTGGTTTAGTCGCGATGGTTTAGTCGCGATCGCTGGGTGGAAATAGGTATTGTAGCGAAACTAAGCCCGTCAGAATCAAAGTCCCGACAACGATGATCGCGATCGGTGTTGGAAAGGTGACAAATAGTAGAGGAAAAGACATCGGGGGATTGCTGAAAACGCTTCTTTATTATTCATTTCACATTATCAAGCTGGTTTGACGGTCTTATGAATCCCCTGTTTCAGCACGTTGACATTCAGGTTAGGTACACGACTTGGCAAGTTACCCAGAAAGGAAAAAGATAAGCAGAAAATGTAGGAGACGTTAGCCGTAGCCGTATCATGCTGCCCTTTGTCGCTGTGCCATCGACGATTGCTCAAGAGTTTGGGAAATATCGAGACCTGTTCTGCCGAGGCGCAGGCTTTGAGCAGGTGAGTCGCTATGTGACCGGATTGCTGTTGAGTGAGAACAAAACCTTGCAAGGGATTGCCGGACAATGGGTAGCAGGTGGGGAGGTCGGCGGACGAAGAGCGATGCACGCAGCGGTGTTTGAGGCGGGCTGGAGGAGTTCAGAGTTAATGTCCCATCATCGTGCTGTGATAGCCAAAGAGCATCAGGGGCGAGGGCGAGAAGTCATCAGTCTGGATTGGACGCTCAGCCATCACGATTGGGGCAAGCAGATCTTTGGGGTGAAGCGATCCTATGATTATGTGGAACATCGGATGAGTTGCTTTCAAACGGTGGTGACGGCGACGATTGCGAACCGCCACCTAATTGATGGGATTGACGTGGTGGTGCAGTTTCCAGATTTTTCAGTGGCAGAACGGGAGTATCTGAAGGTGACGGCAAAATCCCACTATGACGATTTAGACCAAGTGCGAGAACGACTGATTGAGATGTTGCATTATCACAAGAATCGATTGGAGTATCGCAAACGCACCGAGATTGCCGTCGAGATTGTGCGCCAAGTGGAAGCGGAAGGACAATTTCCCACCGCCGATTATGCGTTTGACAATGGGGTGTTGACTGTTGAGTTAACCACCATGATTGAGTCCGCAGGAAAACACTGGGTGAGTGAAGTTGAAAGTTCTCGCAACATCTTGTGGAATGACCAATGGCAACGGGTAGATGCGATTGGTTTAGAACTCAGAATCCATCACCCAGAGAGCTTTCGCCCGATTCAAGTCACTTGCCGCAACGGCGAAACGAAACCGATTTGGGCATTTACCAAAGTCGTGCGCCTCAAGAAGTTTGGACGCAAGCGATTGGTCATCGTCCACGAGCAAGCAGATTTACAAGACCCACCTCGCTTCCTGCTCACCGATGCGTTGCATTGGGAAAGTGGGCGAGTCATGCAGACTTGGAGTTATCGATGGTCCTGCGAGGTCTTTCATGAGGTGAGCAAACAGCACACCGGGCTAGAGTCGGCTCAGGTGCGGAACGAGGAAGCGGTCAACCGTCACTTCCGTCTTAGTTGCGTGGCGCAGTCGATTCTGCAACGGACTGCCTGTTCTGGCGCACAATCTGAACGATTTGAGTTTGCTCAAGGCAAGCAAACGGTGGGACAGAAGCTCTATACCCTCACTCGTCAAGCCTTTGATGATTTGCTGCAATTCATTGTGACGCGATGTTCTCACGGACATACAAATGAACAGATTTTACAAGCTCTCCTCCCCAGTTGATTGGCGATCGTT is a window of Leptolyngbyaceae cyanobacterium JSC-12 DNA encoding:
- a CDS encoding hypothetical protein (IMG reference gene:2510095079), which produces MLPFVAVPSTIAQEFGKYRDLFCRGAGFEQVSRYVTGLLLSENKTLQGIAGQWVAGGEVGGRRAMHAAVFEAGWRSSELMSHHRAVIAKEHQGRGREVISLDWTLSHHDWGKQIFGVKRSYDYVEHRMSCFQTVVTATIANRHLIDGIDVVVQFPDFSVAEREYLKVTAKSHYDDLDQVRERLIEMLHYHKNRLEYRKRTEIAVEIVRQVEAEGQFPTADYAFDNGVLTVELTTMIESAGKHWVSEVESSRNILWNDQWQRVDAIGLELRIHHPESFRPIQVTCRNGETKPIWAFTKVVRLKKFGRKRLVIVHEQADLQDPPRFLLTDALHWESGRVMQTWSYRWSCEVFHEVSKQHTGLESAQVRNEEAVNRHFRLSCVAQSILQRTACSGAQSERFEFAQGKQTVGQKLYTLTRQAFDDLLQFIVTRCSHGHTNEQILQALLPS
- a CDS encoding hypothetical protein (IMG reference gene:2510095078), with protein sequence MVQYTLAQSPETIFNVPGKDSAKARDRAMDQLVELMDAGKLPTELVDGFSPQQFIEVKEPTPLNTSVDDDAITQAVQVLSHLATLKLKLQESRTEALAVRTKIDVLFSDEPVSEEEIAAIKDGFKVLKSYAQANLRYKEARLQAEQARQVLDQALNSSDADTKN